One window of Leguminivora glycinivorella isolate SPB_JAAS2020 chromosome 9, LegGlyc_1.1, whole genome shotgun sequence genomic DNA carries:
- the LOC125229817 gene encoding uncharacterized protein LOC125229817 — protein sequence MENTRSTTLTLEGDGAASAAPGTSQLHNTTQGDGAVSTAPPSSTRAYREAHATQIGASTHGDGTVPTAPPHNTHQEGATSAAAPHTTHRGGAAPAQPPHKGQSAPGGRASGKPKTPPACCSSGQAEEAQQETAAETETRPYGPKRPSATAKRPWGRNEPKRQRTGPGGVTPRADYAEAVKADLLVAVTNATTGHLSQEQSDEVQKQLLGLMSMEARQPTENLPAGPIFRGKPTYGDGSLRLWCEDQATLDWLRRSAATITLDDGVKVVIKRQSDIPKRVRCGILFPGVYDDFGEVGRFLRYQNPWAEVDRWLLNRREVQGTETFAVVSVPETVVQPLVEHGRRLGFMLGSVYVKFQGPRGKFGEQPPSKTIAVTSGEDTTPAEPMDIAKPVPEDVVPVQEMKSPARSPAVSEEGEEGGEPVSGEEPMSEGRVNRPTEPPSISGKFLQANLHHSETATAQIRKWLEDNTTAVILIQEPWVRRGTVCGLRNLGDLCAIKLHGAQNSSLKEMVVASVYMPEADDPPPHDLTRLVNYCEEEGLELIVATDSNAHHPLWGMTTGNERGKKLVEYLFTTNLNILNTGSEPTFVNKRSRTIIDLTLATEEASKFIAGWHVSKEMSCSDHRWIRFDIQVETITTVPRRNPRKTNRELYTLRLSTALAQQGDTHKIEGTAVIEEQVSIFTNTILECYHQTCPLSTPPATKRNKNKNNWWGPELERLRGKMRRQYNRAMNTCNDEDWDNYRSTKATYKKRLRYRSTNSWRKFCTEIESTMQANRVRKVLSNNSAITLGSLRKPDNSLTTSPEEAELVLVRTHFPDCVISHMTSWDEVETTPTEDEWQQTDEVINPQRTQWAINSFDSFKSPGKDEIFPALLKWGGEALTIKLTNILRACLAHTYVPKQWREVKVIFIPKPGKSDYSDPKAFRPISLTSFLLKTLERLCDRYLRERVLNIVPLHPNQHAYSPGKSTESALHAVVSKIEVAIKSRSMCLGTFIDIEGAFDKTRFSSITAALVRHGVSTILTTWINNMLSQRVITLGTGEAQQALVAKGCPQGGVLSPLLWNLVVNDLISTLNNNHYYTIGYADDIVILTSGNHTGTVCDVTRSALAIVERWCADNELTVNPNKTELVMFTNKRNLGNFRLPRLFNTELQLSTEVKYLGVLLDNKLNWSNHLNSKIEKATVVFWQCRRMVGRTWGLTPKITLWLYQAVIRPIISYGAIVWWPRTNLSTVEAKLQRLQRLACMATTGCMRTTPTAALEAILGLPPLHLHIQQEALAAAVRLKKSNLWRPPRVPHTEILYEAIGKAPLIEAVTDKIPKQFVFDKKYKIQLHEEPREGLNPRELRIFTDGSKTRSGTGSGVFSEDLNIHISTPLGAHNTVFQAECMGIIMAAHAIVSREVRDYPIRILSDSRSVLQALQSYTFTSGLIYECHRTLTEVCTTNSVTLQWIKGHSNSRGNDGADILARRGSEMKVAGPEPILPLPYAWLRNMLRYNTKVKHQQYWSNLGTCRQAKEALPTITPGLSKKVRQLKRPQLRLLVGAITGHAPFNKHLFTLGVTDSPSAERARRQRKQPLTSFSNVQGWQNTGHNTSGRRGVSQKSSAT from the exons ATGGAAAACACAAGATCCACAACCCTTACACTGGAGGGAGACGGCGCGGCTTCGGCTGCACCGGGTACCTCCCAactacacaacacaacacaaggAGATGGGGCGGTCTCGACAGCCCCTCCCTCCTCAACACGCGCCTATAGGGAGGCTCACGCAACCCAAATAGGCGCCTCCACACACGGCGATGGGACTGTTCCTACAGCACCGCCACACAATACACACCAGGAGGGCGCTACTTCGGCAGCAGCCCCACACACTACACACCGTGGCGGCGCCGCCCCGGCACAGCCGCCACACAAGGGACAGTCCGCACCGGGTGGGAGGGCCTCTGGGAAACCAAAGACCC CCCCCGCCTGCTGCAGCTCCGGCCAGGCCGAAGAAGCTCAGCAGGAAACAGCGGCGGAGACTGAAACAAGGCCTTACGGCCCAAAACGCCCCAGCGCCACAGCAAAGCGCCCCTGGGGAAG AAACGAGCCCAAGAGGCAGAGGACCGGACCAGGCGGAGTAACCCCCCGAGCTGATTACGCCGAGGCAGTGAAGGCCGACCTGCTGGTGGCGGTGACTAACGCCACCACGGGACACCTGAGCCAAGAGCAGTCGGATGAGGTCCAAAAACAGCTCCTAGGCCTAATGTCTATGGAGGCTAGACAGCCGACAGAAAACCTGCCCGCGGGCCCAATCTTCAGGGGCAAGCCGACCTACGGCGATGGATCCCTAAGGTTGTGGTGCGAGGACCAGGCTACACTGGATTGGCTGAGGCGCAGCGCGGCCACCATCACCCTCGACGACGGGGTGAAAGTGGTAATTAAGCGCCAGAGCGACATACCCAAACGTGTACGCTGCGGCATTCTGTTCCCGGGCGTCTATGATGACTTCGGTGAGGTAGGCCGATTCCTACGCTATCAGAACCCGTGGGCAGAAGTAGACCGCTGGCTTCTCAACCGGCGAGAGGTGCAGGGGACGGAAACGTTCGCTGTCGTCAGTGTGCCGGAGACAGTCGTACAGCCCCTGGTGGAACACGGGCGCCGGCTCGGCTTTATGCTGGGGTCGGTGTACGTGAAGTTCCAAGGACCACGGGGTAAATTCGGGGAGCAACCGCCCTCTAAAACCATCGCCGTCACCAGCGGCGAAGATACCACACCCGCCGAGCCAATGGACATCGCCAAGCCAGTACCCGAGGACGTAGTCCCGGTACAAGAGATGAAGAGTCCGGCGCGTTCCCCAGCGGTCTCGGAGGAGGGCGAGGAA GGAGGAGAACCGGTGTCGGGGGAGGAACCGATGTCGGAGGGGAGGGTGAACCGGCCCACGGAGCCCCCTTCGATAAGTGGTAAATTCCTCCAAGCCAACCTCCACCACAGCGAAACGGCAACGGCTCAGATCCGGAAGTGGTTGGAGGACAACACTACAGCCGTAATTCTGATCCAGGAGCCGTGGGTCAGAAGAGGCACCGTCTGCGGTCTCCGCAACCTAGGAG ACCTGTGCGCCATAAAGCTGCACGGGGCGCAAAACTCCAGCCTGAAGGAGATGGTCGTGGCCTCCGTGTACATGCCGGAAGCGGATGACCCACCACCACACGACCTGACAAGGCTAGTCAATTACTGTGAAGAGGAGGGGCTAGAGCTCATCGTGGCAACCGACTCTAACGCACACCACCCCCTATGGGGCATGACAACAGGTAATGAAAGAGGTAAGAAACTTGTCGAGTACCTGTTCACTACAAATCTCAATATTCTCAACACAGGTTCAGAACCTACATTCGTCAATAAACGAAGCAGGACAATTATTGACCTGACACTGGCGACTGAAGAAGCATCGAAATTCATCGCGGGCTGGCATGTGTCAAAGGAGATGTCTTGCTCGGACCACAGGTGGATTCGATTTGATATTCAGGTAGAGACAATCACAACAGTGCCTAGAAGGAATCCACGGAAGACGAACCGTGAACTCTACACACTGCGCCTGAGCACAGCTCTGGCGCAGCAGGGAGATACCCACAAAATAGAGGGCACTGCGGTGATAGAAGAACAGGTAAGCATTTTCACGAACACAATTCTGGAATGCTATCATCAAACATGTCCCCTATCCACCCCACCGGCAACTAAAAGGAACAAAAACAAGAACAACTGGTGGGGGCCTGAACTGGAGAGACTCAGGGGTAAGATGAGGAGGCAATACAACAGAGCTATGAACACGTGCAATGACGAGGACTGGGATAACTACAGGTCCACGAAAGCCACGTACAAAAAACGCCTCAGATACAGAAGCACCAACTCGTGGCGTAAGTTCTGTACAGAAATCGAGAGCACAATGCAGGCTAACAGGGTAAGGAAGGTCCTCTCCAATAACTCCGCCATAACCTTAGGATCCCTGCGAAAGCCGGACAACTCCCTCACCACCTCGCCTGAAGAAGCGGAACTAGTTCTAGTGCGCACACACTTCCCGGATTGTGTGATCTCGCACATGACTAGTTGGGATGAGGTTGAGACCACTCCGACGGAGGACGAGTGGCAACAGACTGACGAGGTAATAAACCCGCAACGCACGCAATGGGCCATTAACAGCTTTGACTCCTTCAAATCACCGGGTAAGGACGAGATCTTCCCTGCTCTGCTTAAGTGGGGCGGGGAAGCACTCACTATAAAGCTAACCAACATCCTACGCGCCTGCTTGGCCCACACGTACGTGCCGAAACAATGGAGAGAGGTCAAAGTCATCTTCATACCAAAACCAGGTAAAAGCGACTACTCGGATCCGAAAGCATTTAGGCCCATCAGCCTAACCTCTTTTTTGCTGAAAACACTGGAGAGGTTGTGCGACAGGTATCTGAGAGAGAGGGTGCTAAACATCGTGCCCCTTCACCCTAATCAACATGCCTACAGCCCTGGCAAATCTACGGAATCAGCACTCCACGCAGTGGTGAGCAAGATTGAAGTAGCGATCAAAAGCAGGTCCATGTGCCTAGGAACCTTCATAGACATAGAAGGGGCCTTCGACAAGACCAGATTCAGCAGCATAACTGCAGCACTAGTGAGACATGGAGTAAGTACAATCCTGACCACATGGATAAATAACATGCTGAGCCAAAGGGTCATCACACTCGGGACAGGCGAGGCACAACAAGCACTAGTGGCAAAAGGATGCCCTCAAGGTGGCGTCCTCTCACCACTGTTATGGAATCTAGTGGTGAACGACCTGATCTCCACACTAAACAACAATCACTACTACACGATCGGCTACGCTGACGACATAGTGATACTAACGAGCGGCAACCACACAGGTACAGTATGTGATGTCACACGCTCCGCACTTGCCATCGTGGAACGCTGGTGCGCCGACAACGAACTCACCGTCAATCCTAACAAGACTGAGCTGGTAATGTTCACCAACAAACGCAACTTGGGGAACTTTCGCCTTCCCAGGCTGTTCAATACAGAACTCCAATTATCAACAGAGGTAAAGTATCTAGGGGTATTACTTGACAATAAACTAAATTGGAGTAACCACCTAAACAGTAAGATAGAAAAAGCTACAGTCGTATTCTGGCAATGCCGTAGAATGGTAGGCAGAACCTGGGGACTAACCCCTAAAATAACTCTATGGCTTTACCAGGCAGTAATCCGACCAATAATAAGCTACGGTGCTATAGTATGGTGGCCACGCACCAATTTATCCACTGTTGAAGCTAAACTACAACGACTTCAGAGGTTGGCCTGTATGGCGACCACGGGCTGCATGAGAACCACTCCAACCGCGGCCTTGGAAGCCATCCTAGGCCTGCCGCCGCTGCACCTCCACATACAACAAGAAGCGCTAGCTGCGGCGGTACGTCTAAAAAAGTCCAATCTCTGGAGACCACCTAGGGTACCTCACACCGAAATCCTCTATGAGGCGATAGGTAAGGCACCGCTAATAGAGGCGGTAACCGATAAGATACCGAAGCAATTCGTCTTCGAcaagaaatacaaaatacaattacACGAAGAACCCCGTGAAGGACTTAACCCAAGGGAGCTGAGAATCTTCACGGATGGATCAAAAACAAGGTCAGGCACTGGCTCTGGGGTATTCTCAGAGGACCTCAACATACACATCTCGACACCACTAGGTGCCCACAACACAGTCTTCCAGGCAGAATGTATGGGCATCATAATGGCAGCACATGCGATCGTCTCAAGGGAGGTACGTGACTACCCCATCCGTATACTCTCCGATAGTAGGTCAGTACTACAAGCTCTACAAAGTTATACCTTTACTTCAGGGCTAATCTACGAATGTCACAGAACTCTGACAGAGGTATGCACCACCAACAGCGTAACTCTTCAGTGGATTAAAGGACACAGCAACTCGCGAGGTAACGATGGAGCCGACATCCTAGCGCGTAGAGGCTCCGAAATGAAGGTGGCAGGACCGGAGCCCATACTACCATTACCTTATGCTTGGCTTCGAAACATGCTGCGTTACAACACCAAGGTAAAACACCAACAATACTGGTCTAACCTAGGCACCTGCAGACAGGCAAAGGAAGCACTCCCGACAATCACCCCCGGattgtcaaaaaaggtgagGCAACTAAAAAGGCCACAGCTCCGACTTTTAGTGGGGGCCATAACTGGCCATGCCCCTTTCAACAAACACTTATTCACCCTGGGTGTTACAGACAGCCCCTCTGCAGAGCGTGCACGGAGGCAGAGGAAACAGCCGCTCACGTCATTCTCGAATGTCCAGGGGTGGCAGAATACCGGGCACAACACCTCGGGTCGCCGGGGTGTCTCCCAGAAGTCGTCGGCAACATAA